Genomic segment of Terriglobia bacterium:
CCTTCCGCTCGACGGCCTGCGGCGCTTCGGCGTATCGGAAGACGACATCGCGCAGCGCCGGGCGACGCCCCAATTCATCGAGCTGATGAAGTTTGAAGTCCAGCGCGCGCGTGAGTGGTTTGAGCGCGGGCTGCCGCTGATCAAGATGGTCAACAAAGAATTGGCCATTGACCTGGAACTGTTCAGCCGCGGCGGCCAGGAGATCCTGAACGCCATTGAACGCCAGGGATATGACGTGCTCGGCCACCGGCCGGTGATTTCAAAATCGCGCAAGCTCCTGCTGGTGGCGCGCGCCGCGGCAGGCAAGCTACTGTGACCCACGACCAAATCACGCACGCTTATGCGGTCTGCAAAGGCGTGGCCCGGCGCGAAGCCAAGAACTTCTATTACGGCTTTCGCGTGCTGCCTTCGGACAAGCGCAACGCCTTCTGCGCGGTGTACGCGTTCATGCGGCACGCCGACGATATCGCCGACGATCCAGCAACGGAAGTCGCGCAGAAACGGCAGAAGCTGAACGAGTGGCTGGACGCCGCGCGGCAGGTGTTCGCCGGCCGTCCCACCGACGATCCGGTGCTGATGGCGGTGGCTGACGCGCAGCAGAGATTCAAGATCCCGCAAGACCTGTTCGAAAAACTGGTGTACGGCACCGGCATGGACCTGGACATTCCTCCGCCCTCGGGCGATACGCCGGCGGTCTTGTGCGATACGTTCGACGATCTCAAGCACTACTGTTACTACGTGGCGTCCGTGGTGGGGCTGGTGTGCATCCACATCTTTGGTTATGAAGACCGCAAAGCGGAGTTTCTGGCGGAAGACTGCGGGCTGGCCTTCCAGTTGACCAACATTCTCCGCGACGTGAAGGAAGACTCCGCGATGGGGCGGATCTATTTTCCCCAAGAAGACTTGGCGCGCTTCAATCTGACCGCAGAAAACTTCTCCCGTGCGGCGCTGGCCGACCCGGCGCAGGCCCAGAATCTACGCGCTCTGCTGGAATATCAGGCGGAGCGGGCGCGCCGCTATTACGAATCGGCCAAGTGGCTCATGGAACTGGTCCACGAAGACAGCCGCGGTGGCCTGTGGGTGCTGGTGGAAATCTACAGCCGGCTGCTCAAGAAAATCACCGAGCGCAACTATGATGTCTTCACCGAGCGCGTGAGCCTGAGCCTGTGGGAAAAGATGACGGTGCTGGCCCGCGGCTTCATGTTGCGCATCGCATGAACTCAGCTTCTCATCCAAAGACTGTAGGAGTGGTCGGCGGTGGTCTGGCCGGCCTGGCCGCAGGGTGCGCTCTGGCCGATGCCGGATTGAAAGTCACGTTGTTTGAACGCCGGCCCTACGTCGGCGGACGCGCTTCTTCTTACGAACATCCCGGCACCGGCGAAGTGGTGGACAACTGCCAGCACGTTCTCTTTGGCTGCTGCACCAACCTGATTCATTTCTATGAGACGCTGGGCGTCGCCGACAAGATCGGGTGGTCCAGCGAGATCAACTTCGTCGAGCCAGGAGGGCGCATTACGAAATTCGCGCCCAGTGTGCTTCCCGCGCCGCTGCACAACGTTCCGGCATTCATCGGCTCGCCGCTGTTCTCGCTAATAAGTAAGCTGGCGATTGCGCGCGGATTGACGGCGATGCTCAAAGGCCTGCCCCAGGATTCCAGTGAGAATTTTCTTTCCTGGCTGCGCCGCTACAAGCAGACGCCACAGGCCATCCAACGCTTCTGGGAGCCGGTGCTGGTTAGCGCGCTCACGGAGGACTTGGACCGCATCTCGGTGCGCTACGCGACCAAGGTGTTTCGCGAACTGTTCCTGATCTCCGCCGAAGGCGGAAAGATGGGCGTGCCCGCCATCCCGCTTTCTGACTTGTACGCGGCGGCGGTGAACTACATACGCAGCCGCGGCGGGGAAGTGCTGCTGCGGACCACGGTGACGGGGTTCTCTCCGTCGGAAAGCGGCGTGACCGTCACCAGCAATGCGGGCGACCAACATTTTGACTTCGCTGTACTGGCCGCCCCGTTTCAGACCGCAGCAGGCCTGCTTCCTGCCGACCCGACCGGCGAAGACTTGAGGGCCAAACTGCAGCACTTTGAGGCCACGCCGATTACCGGCATCCATCTGTGGTTTGACCGCGAGATCACGCCGCTGCCGCACGCCGCGCTCATGGACCGGACGATCCAATGGATGTACCAGAAATCGAAGCTGCAGGAGAACCGTGAAGGGCCGGGCAGCTACCTGGAGCTGGTGGTGAGCGCGTCCAAGTCGCTGGTGCCCAAGTCGCGGGAAGAGATCCTGGAGCTGGCGCAGCGCGAGCTGGCGGAATTCTTTCCTGCGGCCAAAGACGCCAAAGTAGAGAAGGCGGCGGTGATCAAAGAAGTTTATGCGGCGTACGCAATTCTGCCCGGGCTGGACGAATTTCGTCCGGAGGCGGTTACCGGCTGGCCACGCGTTTTCCTGGCGGGCGATTGGACGGCCACCGGCTGGCCCGCGACCATGGAAGGCGCGGTGCGCAGCGGCTACATGGCGGCGGAAGAAGTGACCGCGTCATTCGGGCAGCGGCAGAGGTTTCTCGTCGCCGACATGGCGAAGGCGGGGTTGATGAAACTGTTGGGGTAAACCTTAACCACAAAGATGCGTACCCAGGCCTTCCGGCCTGGGCTAACTCATACCGCGCCTCCGGCGCTGGACGTTTGCCAGGGGCAGAGTCTCGCAGGCCCGTTCGCGCTATATTGAAGTTCGTTCCCTGATACCTATCCGTCTTAGAAGCTCATCCTCACCGCAAACTGGATCTGCCGCGGGTTAAAGACGGCGCGCGGCGTCCCGTATGTGGGATTGGGCGAGCCCTCCAGGAAATGCTGCGTCGGCGAGCAGCCTTGCGCCGTGGCGTTGAAGTTGCAGAAGTCAGCCGCGCCGTACACGGTGTTGAAGAAGCGCACGTTCACGGTGTTGAACAAGTTGAACGCTTCAGCAATCGCTTCAATGCTGAGCTTCTCCGTAGCTTTGAAGGTGCGGGCGGCGCGCAGATCAACGGTCTGGTAGGTGTCGCCCTTGAACGTGTTGCGCGGCTCGATGCCGACGCGGTCGTTGTTGCCAAAGATGTCGCCATTGGCGTCAAAGCCGGCAAACTTGCTGAAGTAGTTGGGCGATTGCAGCGTGACGATGGTCCCCAGGCGGAAGTTGTTCAGCAGGGCATTCATGTGCGTGGGACCTTCCACCGTGGCGTTGAGCACAAAGCGCTGGCCTACGCTGTCCGAAGACAGAGCGCGCTCGGCCTTCAGGTTCTTACTGTCCTGCGGGATGAGCACAAAGCTGGGGTTGGGACCGTCATCAATTCCTTTCGACCACGTGTAGCTCAGGCCGGCGCTGAAGTGATGGCTCATGCGCTTGTTCAAGTTGACCAGCAAGCCGTTCCACTCAGAATTCCACTTGGACGCAGCTTCAAAATAGACTGCATAGAGCACCGGGAAACCGGGCGCGGCGCTACGCGAGCCGGGAATGCCCGGCGCAGCGAAGTAGGTGTTCTTGATTCCGGATTGTCCCTGCGAGTTGTGGACCGTGACCTGACCGCTGGGGTCAGGTTGGTTCACGTTGAAGAAGCTTCCCAGGTGGACGCCCTTGGAGCGCA
This window contains:
- a CDS encoding phytoene/squalene synthase family protein; its protein translation is MTHDQITHAYAVCKGVARREAKNFYYGFRVLPSDKRNAFCAVYAFMRHADDIADDPATEVAQKRQKLNEWLDAARQVFAGRPTDDPVLMAVADAQQRFKIPQDLFEKLVYGTGMDLDIPPPSGDTPAVLCDTFDDLKHYCYYVASVVGLVCIHIFGYEDRKAEFLAEDCGLAFQLTNILRDVKEDSAMGRIYFPQEDLARFNLTAENFSRAALADPAQAQNLRALLEYQAERARRYYESAKWLMELVHEDSRGGLWVLVEIYSRLLKKITERNYDVFTERVSLSLWEKMTVLARGFMLRIA
- the hpnE gene encoding hydroxysqualene dehydroxylase HpnE, translated to MNSASHPKTVGVVGGGLAGLAAGCALADAGLKVTLFERRPYVGGRASSYEHPGTGEVVDNCQHVLFGCCTNLIHFYETLGVADKIGWSSEINFVEPGGRITKFAPSVLPAPLHNVPAFIGSPLFSLISKLAIARGLTAMLKGLPQDSSENFLSWLRRYKQTPQAIQRFWEPVLVSALTEDLDRISVRYATKVFRELFLISAEGGKMGVPAIPLSDLYAAAVNYIRSRGGEVLLRTTVTGFSPSESGVTVTSNAGDQHFDFAVLAAPFQTAAGLLPADPTGEDLRAKLQHFEATPITGIHLWFDREITPLPHAALMDRTIQWMYQKSKLQENREGPGSYLELVVSASKSLVPKSREEILELAQRELAEFFPAAKDAKVEKAAVIKEVYAAYAILPGLDEFRPEAVTGWPRVFLAGDWTATGWPATMEGAVRSGYMAAEEVTASFGQRQRFLVADMAKAGLMKLLG